The region TGAATGAAGAAGGGCAGTGGGCCGTCTCGGCCATTTTTGAGCGCATTGGCAACGAGAGGGTCTGGGGTATAAATTGCCTGTCTGGCGGGGTGCGCTGCGGCGTGGCTTGGAACACCTTGTTTCTGGCCTTGCTCACTGCCACCGGTACCACCGTGATGGGCACGATGATGGCGCTGCTGGCCGAGCGCAGTGCCAGCAAGCGGGTACAAACGCCGTTGCGGGTGGTGGCGCTGCTGCCCATCATCACGCCGCCCTTTGTGGTCGGCCTGGGGCTGATCCTGTTGTTTGGCCGGGCTGGCATCGTCAACCAGTTTTTGGAGTGGGCCTTTGATATTCCGCCCACACGCTGGTTTTATGGCCTGCTGGGGGTGTGGATTGCCCAGCTGTTTGCCTTCACGCCGATTGCCTTCATGATCATGCGTGGGGTGGTGCAGGGCGTGGCCCCTAGCATGGAAGAGGCCGCCCAAACCCTGCGCGCCAGCAAGCAGCAAACCTTTTTGACGGTGACCCTGCCCCTGCTCAAACCTGGGCTGGCCAATGCCTTTTTGGTTGGTTTCATTGAAAGTATTGCCGACTTTGGCAACCCAGTGGTGGTCGGCGGGCAGTTCTCGGTGCTCTCTACCGACATCTTTTTTGCCATTGTGGGGGCTCAATACGACCAGGGTCGGGCGGCCTCCCTGGCCTGGATTCTCACGGTCTTTGCACTGCTGGTGTTTGCCCTGCAACGCGGCCTGCTGGGCAAGCAAAACTACACCACTGTCAGTGGCAAGGGGGATGCGGGTATTCCCATGGCCTTGCCAGACGGTGTGCGCCGGGTCTTGAACGCCGTGGTCTACCCCTGGCTGGCCTTCACCGTGGTGGTCTACCTGTTTGCCTTTGCCGGTGGATTTGTGCAAACCTGGGGGCGTGACTACACCCTGACGCTGGCACATTTCAAAACCGCCTTCGGCCTGGAGTGGGGCGACTTTGGCCTGGTCTGGGCCGGCACCGCCTGGAACTCATTTTTTACCACCATCAAGCTGGCGGGCATCTCCGCACCCATCACCGCCGCTGTCGGGCTGCTGATTGCCTACCTGCTGGCGCGTACCGAGTTTCGCGGTCAAGGCTGGTTTGAGTTTGTGGCCCTGCTGGCGTTTGCCATTCCGGGCACGGTGCTGGGGGTGAGCTACATCCTGGCCTTTAACGTGCCGCCGGTGGAGCTGACCGGCACGGGCCTGATCATTGTGCTGTGCTTCATGTTCCGCAATTTGCCGGTTGGTGTGCGGGCCGGTACGGCGGCCTTCAAACAGCTCGACAAATCGCTCGACGAAGCCTCGCTGATGCTGCGGGCCTCCACCTTCCAGACGCTGCGCCACGTGGTACTGCCCTTGCTCAAGCCTGCACTGGTGGCGGCACTGGTTTACAGCTTTGTCCGCGCCATGACCACGGTCAGCGCGGTGATCTTTTTGGTGACGGCCGAGAACGAACTCGCCACCACCTACATCATTGGCCGCGTCGGCAACGGCGACTACGGCGTGGCGCTGGCGTATTGCACGGTGCTGATCCTGTTGATGTCGGCCTCGATTGCGCTGATCCAGTTCCTGGTGGGTGAGCGCAAGCTGGGCCGGCGCAAAACACACGCCGCTGTAGCACCCATTTCGGCCCACTAAAGGGCAACCCTTACCGAGCAAACACATGAGTTACGGCGTTGAATTCAAAAACATCACCAAGCGTTACGGCACCGACAACAGCGCCCCGCTGGTGATCAAAGGGGTGGATTTCGAGATCGAAAAAGGTTCACTCACCACCATCCTCGGGCCGTCAGGCTGCGGCAAAACCACCGTGCTGCGCATGATTGCCGGGCTGGAAACCCCCACCAGCGGGCAAATTCTCATGGCGGGCAAAGATGTCACCACACTCGGGCCCGCCGACCGCAATGTGAGCATGATGTTCCAGAGCTACGCCCTGTTCCCGCACATGAACGTGCTGGAAAACGTGATGTACGGCCTGAAGATGTCCGGCGTTGAGAAAGCCGAGGCCACCCGGCGTGCGGTGGAAACCCTGGGCAATGTCGGTCTGGTCGGCTATGACGACCGCCTGCCCAGCGAACTCTCGGGAGGCCAGCAGCAGCGTGTGGCGCTGGCCCGTGCGCTGGTGCTGGAGCCCGGTGTGCTGCTGTTTGACGAACCCCTGAGCAATCTGGATGCCCGTCTGCGGCGCGATATGCGCGAAGAAATCCGTAGCCTGCAGCAGCGTCTGCACCTCACCGTAGCCTATGTCACCCATGACCAGAGCGAGGCGCTGGCGGTGAGTGACCAGATCATCGTGATGGACGACGGCCTGATTGCCCAGCGCGGCACACCACAAGACATGTACGAGCGCCCTGGCAGCGAGTTTGTGGCTGGTTTCATGGGCGAGGCCATGCTGTTTCCCGGTGTCGCCGATGCCCGTGGCGGCGTGCAACTGGGGCCTTTGCAGGTGATGTCACGCCAGGCGGTGGCCGCAGGCCAGGTCAAGGTGGCGGTGCGGCCCGAGGCCTGGCACATTCACCGCGACGGCACCGGGCTGGCCGCCAAACTGCTCAAGCTGGCTTACCTGGGCAGCTTTTTTGAGTACACCTTTGAGACCGCGCTGGGGCCGATCTTTGTGGTTTCCCCCGACCTCACCGATGTGTTGAGCCTGGGCAGCCAGGTCGGGCTGACGCTGGCTGACCATGGTGTGTCGGTGGTGGCGGTGGCTTGATGCTATTGATTGTGTAGCTTCTTGCGCTTACTACATAAGCACTAGAGGCCAAAAAGGCTATTCAACAAGTTGAGATTGCCGTTTGACGATGTCATGTGTCATGCGCACATGCGCCTCCAGCGCCAGCGCTGCACGCGCCTCTTGTCGGTTGATGGCGGCCTGAAAAATGGTTTCGTGCTCTTCGTGCACATGGCGCTCGGTCACATGGGCGGCCGTCAGCCGCCAGTTGATGTTGCGGTAGCGCTCACCATGGCGGTACAGAATCGCCAGCATGTATTTGGTCCAGGGTGAGTCAAAGGCGGCAATCAAGGCATCGTGGAAATTCTTGTTGCGCTGCTCCCACAACTGCGGTTCGGGGCCGTTGGCTGGGTCTTCAATTTGTGTCAGCAGCTGGTAGCTGGCCCGCAGCGCGGCCTCCCATTCGGCACCGCCGTGGCGAATGGACTGGCGCAAGGCCTCGGTTTCCAGCATCACGCGGGTATTGGTCACGTCTTCCAGGTCGGTGAGTGATATTGGGGCCACCCGGAAGCCGCGTTGCCCCTCGGCACTGACCAGCGCGTCAGACACCAGCAGGGACAAGGCTTCACGCAGCGTGCTGGCCCCCACCTGGTACTGATCCTTGAGGTGTTCCACCCGCAGCTTTTCCCCCGGCGCGAGCTTGCCGCAGATCACGTCCTGGCGCAGGTTCAGGTAGGCGCGCTCGGCCAGCGTGCGGGGGGCGGCAATGTTGGTTTCAACGTGGCTGGTCATGGCTTGTTTTATGGGGGACATTCATTTTTCCTTGGGTGTTCACCGGCGGTATCCGGCGCGTCCTGGTCACGCTCCAGGCTGCGTTTTTGCCGGTAGGCCAGTTGCGCACGACTCAGACCCAGCAGGCGTGCCGCCTGCGCCAGGTTGCCACCGGCACGTGCCACGGCATGGTTCAGCACACGCGCCTCAATCACGTCGAGCGAGCTGCCGCTGTCCAGAATGCGGGCGCTCAAGTCGTCGT is a window of Rhodoferax lithotrophicus DNA encoding:
- a CDS encoding ABC transporter permease, which encodes MNQNPNHAIRLWLIIGLLAYLVLPWYAIQDTAWYSVLPQVFGGTETANGLLQALQYGRVWLALGLVGLGLAGVALWMPPGRPQSNWLLSGGLLGFLGLLLSGFAIGSKGWSFAVLNTQFGELAVNQFGIGIGAFIALLALVMLTAFGVARRGFFKGDLFIASAVLGCSVLLLLFIAFPVTKALYGAFLNEEGQWAVSAIFERIGNERVWGINCLSGGVRCGVAWNTLFLALLTATGTTVMGTMMALLAERSASKRVQTPLRVVALLPIITPPFVVGLGLILLFGRAGIVNQFLEWAFDIPPTRWFYGLLGVWIAQLFAFTPIAFMIMRGVVQGVAPSMEEAAQTLRASKQQTFLTVTLPLLKPGLANAFLVGFIESIADFGNPVVVGGQFSVLSTDIFFAIVGAQYDQGRAASLAWILTVFALLVFALQRGLLGKQNYTTVSGKGDAGIPMALPDGVRRVLNAVVYPWLAFTVVVYLFAFAGGFVQTWGRDYTLTLAHFKTAFGLEWGDFGLVWAGTAWNSFFTTIKLAGISAPITAAVGLLIAYLLARTEFRGQGWFEFVALLAFAIPGTVLGVSYILAFNVPPVELTGTGLIIVLCFMFRNLPVGVRAGTAAFKQLDKSLDEASLMLRASTFQTLRHVVLPLLKPALVAALVYSFVRAMTTVSAVIFLVTAENELATTYIIGRVGNGDYGVALAYCTVLILLMSASIALIQFLVGERKLGRRKTHAAVAPISAH
- a CDS encoding ABC transporter ATP-binding protein — translated: MSYGVEFKNITKRYGTDNSAPLVIKGVDFEIEKGSLTTILGPSGCGKTTVLRMIAGLETPTSGQILMAGKDVTTLGPADRNVSMMFQSYALFPHMNVLENVMYGLKMSGVEKAEATRRAVETLGNVGLVGYDDRLPSELSGGQQQRVALARALVLEPGVLLFDEPLSNLDARLRRDMREEIRSLQQRLHLTVAYVTHDQSEALAVSDQIIVMDDGLIAQRGTPQDMYERPGSEFVAGFMGEAMLFPGVADARGGVQLGPLQVMSRQAVAAGQVKVAVRPEAWHIHRDGTGLAAKLLKLAYLGSFFEYTFETALGPIFVVSPDLTDVLSLGSQVGLTLADHGVSVVAVA
- a CDS encoding GntR family transcriptional regulator; protein product: MSPIKQAMTSHVETNIAAPRTLAERAYLNLRQDVICGKLAPGEKLRVEHLKDQYQVGASTLREALSLLVSDALVSAEGQRGFRVAPISLTDLEDVTNTRVMLETEALRQSIRHGGAEWEAALRASYQLLTQIEDPANGPEPQLWEQRNKNFHDALIAAFDSPWTKYMLAILYRHGERYRNINWRLTAAHVTERHVHEEHETIFQAAINRQEARAALALEAHVRMTHDIVKRQSQLVE